The Bacteroidota bacterium genome segment CAGATGAAACTGACATCAGCATCAAGGACAAAGAGTTGAGCCATAGAGCTCGCAAGTGAAATTTTTAAATTCCGGATGCTTTTTCAACTCAAAAAAGAATAAAAATTAATGTCTAACTAAAAATATGTTCAAGTGAAAAAAATAGTGTTGACCGGTATCGTAATAGGTGGTATTATTGCTGCTAACGCCCAACAGGCACAAACACCAGGTAAGTCAATGGATCCAAAGGCCCATGCCGCAAAACAAACCGAAAAGATGGCGCTTGCGATCGGGCTGAATGAAAGTTCAAAAGCAAAAGTTTACGATATTAATTACAACTCCGCCCAGAAAATGGCCGGGATCAGGGAAAAACACAAAGGCGATAAAAAAGGCATGGCCCACGATCGTCTTAAATTAAAAAGTGAAAAAGATTGTCAGTTGAGATCGGTATTGACTGCTGAGCAATATGATAAATGGATTGATGTTAAATTAAAACAAAAAAAACATGCCCGTAATAAAAAGAGGGCCAAACATCAGCGGCATCATGGAACTGAGCCGATATCTCCTCTTCCCGGGAAATAATCGTTTCGCTTAGAAACAAACAGAATACAAACCCCTTGAAGGCCAAATTGCCGGTAAGGGGTTTTTTCTTGCGATTTAAAATAAAATATGTGATTTTTGATACAATCTAATCAACGACCACATCATGCATTTTAAAAAATCAATTTCCGCGCTATTAGCAGCCCTGCTATCAACCACATCGTTCGCGCAGGATAAAGGCATACAATTCAATCACAACAGCACATGGAACGAGTTACTCGCAAAAGCCAAAACCCAAAATAAACTGATATTTGTTGACGCGTTCACCACCTGGTGCGGCCCATGCAAATGGATGGCGAAAAATGTATTTACAAATGACACCGTAGCGGATTATTACAACCGGACATTCATTTGCGCCAAAATAGATATGGAAAAAGGAGAGGGTATTGAGCTGGCAAAAAAATATGGTGTAAGAAATTATCCAACGTTAATGTATATAAATGCTGATGGGGAATTGATGCATCGCACCTGCGGTGTTAACTATAATGGCCCTGCCTCTCAAAAATTTGTGCAGGATGGCAAAGACGCGCTTAACCCGGATAAGCAGCTCGCCGCTTTTACAAAGAAGTTTGATTCGGGAAAAATGGAAGCATCAGCGGTTCCCTCCTACCTGTATATGCTTAAAAACGGCTGCATGAACGCTGATGCGGTTTCCGCAAAGTATCTTGGAACACAGGCTGAGAAAGATCTTTCATCACGGCCTAACTGGACCATTATCCGTGATTTTGTAAATGATGACGGTTCAAAAGAATTCAACTATTTAGTCGCTAACAGTTCGGAATTCGTGAAACTTTATACGAAAGATTCTGTGGAAATAAAAATAAGTGAAGTGTACAAAAGTTCGCTTATAAGCAAGATCCGCGGGAACGATGACAAGGGGTATGAGACACTAAAAGTAAAAGTGAACAGCCTGAAAAATATAAATGGTGAAAAAATAACTTCTTACAGCGACATGTCTCTATACAAGTATAAAAAGAACTGGGCAGCTTATTCCCCGGCCGCGTTTGCTCATATAGATAAATATGCAGGCAATGACGCTAACCTGATCAATAGCGTAGCATGGACTATATACGAAAATGTTGACGATAAGGCAGTGCTTGAAAAGGCAGCTGCATTATCCAAACACTCTATAGAACTGAACGACAACTATGCTTTTAATGATACGTACGCCTGCCTGTTGTATAAATCGGGCAAAAAGGAGGAGGCCGTTAAAGCCGCCGAACACGCGATCGGTCTGGCGAAAAAAAACAATGAGGACTACAAGTCGACCCAGGAATTACTAGACAAGATAAAAATGCTTAAATAACAATTTTAACCTCTCACCAAATCTATATTCCTATGATAAAAATTTGCGTAATAGCATTACTTGCATCAACAATGATCGGCTGCGCGCCGCAAACGGAAAATACGGCGGGAGATGCTACCGATAGTACCAAAATCATGCAAGAGTCCGGACCAGGCTGTGCCGAGCTGGAGGAGCAGGTAGAACACCTGAATGATGAAATCGCCGCGTTGAAGAAGGAACTGAGAAAAAATTCCGAGTCCTCCTCTCATAAGAAAAGTTCGGGACAAAAAACCGAAAGCAGCATCTCTGCTAAAAACACCAATACCCCTGTTAAAGAAACCGCTCCTGTAATTAAAGATCAGGACAAGAACGCATCTGTTCGCTGCTCTGCCACTGATAAAAATGTAAGGTGCAAGAAAAGGACATTTAGCCCGAACGGATTATGCTGGCAGCACGGTGGGAATTAACGCTGAACAATAACGATCGATGCAGTACTTGTGTTATTCTTTTCTGAAAGCACCCGTACAAAATACTTCCCGTTTGGAACCTGTCCAAAGTCAAGGTTAGATGCTTTGATGGAACGCTCTTCTTTGTTCATCACCACTTTCCCCCCTTCATCTATAACTTCAATAAGATAATCCCCCTGCTGATTCATCTCTACCCTTAAATTATTAACAACGGGATTAGGGTATATGTGTGTCAACAGATCAGGCCCTGCACTCTCCGCCGGAGTTTTGGCATGACCATCCACCGCGATAATGATCGGATAAAGGTTGAACTTTACATTCATCTCTTTGCACTTTTTTACAACAAAATCAGTTGAATAGTCAGAAAGCGGAGGCTCCTGAGAAGGGGCGTCACCAATAACGATCATCATACGCTTATTACCCGGCGTCCAGTTAATTTCCTGGACAGTTTTAAGTATTGCATCATTAACAGACTCGGGCGTATCAGGATTCTCCATAACAGTAATATTATTTACGTAACCTCTTACCC includes the following:
- a CDS encoding DUF4890 domain-containing protein translates to MKKIVLTGIVIGGIIAANAQQAQTPGKSMDPKAHAAKQTEKMALAIGLNESSKAKVYDINYNSAQKMAGIREKHKGDKKGMAHDRLKLKSEKDCQLRSVLTAEQYDKWIDVKLKQKKHARNKKRAKHQRHHGTEPISPLPGK
- a CDS encoding thioredoxin family protein is translated as MHFKKSISALLAALLSTTSFAQDKGIQFNHNSTWNELLAKAKTQNKLIFVDAFTTWCGPCKWMAKNVFTNDTVADYYNRTFICAKIDMEKGEGIELAKKYGVRNYPTLMYINADGELMHRTCGVNYNGPASQKFVQDGKDALNPDKQLAAFTKKFDSGKMEASAVPSYLYMLKNGCMNADAVSAKYLGTQAEKDLSSRPNWTIIRDFVNDDGSKEFNYLVANSSEFVKLYTKDSVEIKISEVYKSSLISKIRGNDDKGYETLKVKVNSLKNINGEKITSYSDMSLYKYKKNWAAYSPAAFAHIDKYAGNDANLINSVAWTIYENVDDKAVLEKAAALSKHSIELNDNYAFNDTYACLLYKSGKKEEAVKAAEHAIGLAKKNNEDYKSTQELLDKIKMLK